From Triticum urartu cultivar G1812 chromosome 2, Tu2.1, whole genome shotgun sequence, a single genomic window includes:
- the LOC125540523 gene encoding disease resistance protein RGA2-like, which yields MSLPAIGIIGAINECVTLFRWAKSAISSLHSRWSGSQEQSLQDGVLLLESGLQRLRDTLPAMYDLINKAEWRSHEENVTKLLPNLKDAVYEAEDLLDEFTWYKMKVQVEGNASQSPFTDFYDTIIQGSFNKLSDVHSRLNLLSSHLENMGIRGVAQRFDKLVRPETTSMPNETKIFGRDKELKQVLGFLNIPTNSKRKRAISSINASTSASASNQVSNESRISAIPVLSIVGIGGVGKTTLAQHITNHQRVKSHFELIIWVCVSDDFDIKRLTKEVIQSCNGKEATSDNLDALQRALINHVDKKRLFIVLDDMWDDAMKENGQCWKRFCAPFRSVQEGSVMLVTTRCPTVDEGVRTMDPAILEGLKDELFWNFFKLCAFGSESSRNDPELESIGRKIIPKLKGSPLAAKTLGRMLSTDLQASHWNSILEHELWELSQQETDILPAIRLSFMYLPFHLKQCFSFCAVYPKLRLQI from the coding sequence ATGAGCTTGCCTGCCATTGGGATTATTGGTGCCATCAATGAATGCGTCACTTTGTTTCGGTGGGCCAAATCTGCCATTTCATCTCTGCATTCCCGATGGAGTGGCTCACAGGAGCAAAGCCTCCAGGATGGTGTGTTGCTATTGGAGAGTGGACTACAACGCCTCAGGGATACTCTTCCTGCAATGTATGACCTAATCAACAAAGCAGAGTGGAGAAGCCATGAGGAAAATGTGACCAAGCTGCTTCCCAATCTCAAGGACGCAGTGTATGAGGCCGAGGACCTTCTCGATGAGTTCACATGGTACAAGATGAAGGTGCAAGTGGAGGGCAATGCAAGCCAATCTCCTTTCACTGATTTTTATGATACCATAATCCAAGGCAGCTTCAACAAACTGAGTGATGTCCATTCAAGATTGAATCTTCTTTCAAGCCATCTGGAGAATATGGGGATTCGTGGAGTTGCACAACGCTTTGACAAATTAGTCAGGCCGGAGACCACCTCTATGCCAAATGAAACAAAAATATTTGGTCGTGACAAAGAACTGAAGCAGGTATTGGGATTTCTTAATATACCTACAAATTCAAAACGCAAGCGAGCAATTAGTTCAATTAATGCATCAACAAGTGCATCAGCAAGCAACCAAGTTAGTAATGAATCAAGAATATCTGCTATTCCTGTTCTGTCAATAGTTGGAATTGGGGGTGTAGGAAAGACTACTTTGGCCCAACATATCACCAACCATCAAAGAGTGAAGTCACACTTTGAGCTAATAATTTGGGTTTGTGTCTCAGATGACTTTGACATAAAGAGGTTAACTAAAGAGGTCATACAATCTTGTAATGGAAAGGAGGCAACATCTGATAATTTGGATGCTCTTCAACGAGCGCTTATAAACCATGTGGACAAAAAAAGGTTATTCATTGTCCTTGATGATATGTGGGATGATGCCATGAAGGAAAATGGGCAGTGCTGGAAGAGGTTTTGTGCACCTTTTAGAAGTGTCCAAGAGGGAAGTGTGATGTTGGTCACCACTAGATGTCCAACTGTTGACGAGGGGGTGCGCACAATGGATCCCGCTATATTAGAAGGTCTAAAAGATGAACTTTTTTGGAATTTCTTCAAATTGTGTGCCTTTGGATCCGAGAGTTCTCGCAATGACCCTGAGTTGGAGTCAATTGGTAgaaaaataattcctaaactgAAGGGTTCTCCCTTGGCCGCCAAAACTCTTGGTCGAATGTTAAGCACGGACCTTCAAGCATCACATTGGAATTCTATACTTGAGCATGAACTCTGGGAGTTGAGTCAACAAGAGACTGACATTTTGCCTGCCATTCGGTTGAGCTTCATGTATTTACCATTCCATTTGAAGCAATGTTTCTCATTCTGTGCTGTGTACCCCAAATTAAGATTACAAATTTGA